The proteins below are encoded in one region of Lactuca sativa cultivar Salinas chromosome 3, Lsat_Salinas_v11, whole genome shotgun sequence:
- the LOC111907344 gene encoding aluminum-activated malate transporter 12 — MTTEFVKQKPSTFMQKTKGVLGSLCGKIWKVGRDDPRRVIHALKVGFSVTAVSLLYLMEPLFKGVGENAIWAVMTVVVVLEFTAGATLCKGFNRGFGTMLAASLAFLFEFIAREYGKVFRAIFIGASIFLIGTSTTFLRFFPKVKKNYDYGVLVFLLTFNLITVSSYRVDDVMKLAKGRTYMIGIGSGICILMSLFIFPNWSGEDLHNHTVSKIEGLAKSIEACVTTYFCEEERDVERDEMISEDQIYENYKAVLDSKSTDETLAHHASWEPRYTWQCHKFPGQQYVKIGSVLRHFGYGVVALRGSLQTEIRTPRSVKLLFKDPCIHLASEVTKSLMELAYSIRNRQHCSPELLTEPLQQALQDLDVALKSQPRLFLGPNTAQNTPKMLAMLTSTARQKYEHHFSSINTESHTSINKKPKGGQDGAGKFLRPSLSKFAITSLEFSEALPIAAFVSLLVELVARLDLVIEEIEELGRVACFKEFKHGDDVILDVDRRKSTEINLTSFASVE, encoded by the exons ATGACGACCGAGTTTGTAAAACAGAAACCTAGTACTTTCATGCAGAAGACGAAAGGAGTTCTGGGTTCCTTATGTGGCAAAATATGGAAAGTGGGTCGAGATGATCCGAGAAGGGTAATCCACGCTCTTAAAGTCGGGTTTTCTGTAACTGCAGTCTCTTTGTTGTACTTAATGGAGCCATTGTTCAAAGGAGTCGGAGAAAATGCGATTTGGGCAGTCATGACTGTCGTCGTTGTTCTCGAATTCACTGCTG GGGCAACTTTATGCAAAGGATTCAATCGAGGGTTTGGGACAATGTTAGCAGCATCGTTGGCTTTCTTATTCGAGTTTATAGCTCGAGAATATGGAAAGGTTTTTCGTGCTATTTTCATTGGAGCTTCGATTTTCTTGATTG GCACATCGACTACATTTTTGAGATTTTTCCCCAAAGTAAAAAAGAACTATGATTACGGTGTATTAGTATTTCTGTTGACGTTTAACTTGATCACTGTATCGAGTTATCGAGTGGATGATGTTATGAAACTAGCCAAAGGGCGGACATATATGATAGGCATTGGTTCTGGGATTTGCATTCTGATGAGTCTCTTCATCTTCCCAAATTGGTCCGGAGAAGATCTCCATAATCACACAGTTTCCAAAATCGAAGGACTAGCAAAATCAATCGAAG CTTGTGTCACTACATACTTCTGTGAAGAAGAACGGGATGTAGAAAGAGATGAGATGATATCGGAGGATCAGATTTATGAGAATTATAAGGCGGTTTTGGACTCCAAATCGACCGATGAAACGCTc GCGCACCATGCAAGTTGGGAGCCTCGATACACGTGGCAGTGCCACAAATTTCCGGGGCAACAATACGTGAAAATAGGAAGCGTTCTTCGTCATTTTGGGTACGGAGTTGTTGCTCTTCGTGGAAGTTTACAAACCGAAATACGA ACTCCAAGATCAGTTAAACTGTTATTTAAGGATCCATGCATTCACCTTGCATCAGAAGTAACAAAATCCCTAATGGAGCTTGCATATAGCATAAGAAATCGACAACACTGCTCGCCGGAACTCCTCACCGAGCCGCTTCAACAAGCACTGCAAGACCTCGACGTTGCATTAAAGTCGCAACCACGACTCTTTCTTGGGCCAAATACAGCTCAAAACACACCCAAAATGTTAGCCATGCTTACATCGACAGCAAGACAAAAGTATGAACACCATTTTTCAAGCATAAACACGGAATCACATACCTCTATTAATAAGAAACCGAAGGGGGGTCAGGATGGCGCAGGGAAATTTTTAAGGCCATCATTAAGTAAGTTTGCAATCACAAGCTTGGAGTTTTCCGAAGCGCTTCCAATTGCTGCTTTTGTATCCTTGTTGGTCGAGTTGGTCGCAAGACTTGATCTTGTAATTGAGGAAATTGAAGAATTAGGAAGGGTGGCTtgttttaaagagtttaaacatggaGATGATGTGATTTTAGATGTTGATAGGAGAAAATCAACAGAGATAAATCTTACTAGTTTTGCCTCAGTGGAGTGA